One genomic segment of Helianthus annuus cultivar XRQ/B chromosome 14, HanXRQr2.0-SUNRISE, whole genome shotgun sequence includes these proteins:
- the LOC110904897 gene encoding protein SMAX1-LIKE 6: MPTPVNTARQCLSPEAVQALDDAVSVAHRRCHAQTSSLHAVSALLSLPSSPLREACGRARNSAYASRIQFKALELCLGVALDRLSSTAQRVDEPPVSNSLMAAIKRSQANQRRQPENFHLYQHTTSCSPSSNSVTTVKVELQNLILSILDDPVVSRVFGESGFRSSDIKLSILRPVHRQLLRCKAQPIFLCNLTSNISNISFPFHGLLEYNEVVKRINEILDGKQRNNPLLVGPSAVETVRIYLESFQKTRTIVSVKHAITNFVSGSSDVSLLELKLEEVGNVLKQGVGCGVMVEYGDLKGLCGESSLDSVGVVVKKLGQLLRVHGGQVWLIGSAENRETCVQFFKKYPSVEEEWDLHVLPVNSIRPVMPETFPKSSLMESFVPFGGFFSLPTDIRSPLRISNHIGSLCHICDEKFKMEVNDISKGGLNGSVSDHHRSTLPSWLQTSQICANSEMDVVQAQDDPAVVSAKIIGLQKKWHNICQRIHQGEQYLQILPKSTYTIGPQVPSVVGFQVTESTKQIAGSSNESGCDTISRSSSRKSKDPFIVCSLSGSTASGNSVTTDLGLGPFDQKDSKLVYSLLLTRVGRQEEVLGVISQTIARCRARPGPNRAGIWFGFVGPDRAAKKKTAGALAEVLLGGRENMICVDLSCQEFISGCDLKLRGKNIIDFISDELSKKPLSVVYLENADLADTLTQQHLSRAATTGRFSDSHGREVSISNAIFVLTSKLFGAQDFEGVDVEYTEENVMKAKCGPIRVLSWFDLDDMKPSRKVVRVTRHQRTGSPVSKNKRKHYLDLNLPAEDREADYDSTPQNSHAWLEEVLERVDGKVIFKPYDFDSLAKKILKRISECFESNVGLDCSLEIDYRVMEQILKASCFLETAKTEDWIKQVLGEAFTEAQRKYGLSCNSVLKLVTAQPPEEQFSGVLLPDRIIMS; encoded by the exons ATGCCGACACCGGTCAACACAGCCAGGCAATGCTTATCACCAGAAGCCGTACAAGCCTTAGACGACGCCGTATCCGTCGCCCACCGCCGCTGCCACGCCCAAACGTCGTCGTTACACGCCGTTTCCGCCTTACTCTCCCTCCCATCCTCCCCTCTCCGTGAAGCATGCGGACGCGCAAGAAACAGCGCGTACGCATCACGCATCCAGTTCAAAGCACTTGAACTCTGTTTAGGCGTCGCCTTAGACCGCCTTTCCTCAACCGCCCAGCGCGTGGACGAACCGCCGGTTTCCAACTCACTTATGGCGGCTATTAAACGGTCACAAGCCAATCAAAGACGTCAGCCGGAGAATTTCCATTTGTATCAACATACGACGTCGTGTTCACCGTCTTCAAATTCTGTTACAACTGTCAAAGTTGAGTTACAGAATTTAATTCTGTCCATACTTGATGACCCGGTTGTGAGTCGGGTATTTGGAGAGTCCGGGTTTCGAAGTTCGGATATTAAACTATCCATACTCCGACCCGTTCACCGTCAACTTCTTCGGTGTAAAGCCCAACCTATTTTTCTATGTAACTTAACTAGTAACATAAGTAACATAAGCTTCCCATTTCATGGGTTGTTAGAATACAACGAGGTTGTTAAACGAATCAACGAAATTCTCGACGGGAAGCAACGGAATAATCCGTTACTTGTCGGTCCATCAGCCGTTGAAACGGTTAGGATTTATCTCGAGTCGTTTCAGAAAACCCGAACCATTGTTTCGGTTAAACACGCGATAACAAACTTTGTTAGTGGGAGTTCGGATGTGAGTTTGTTGGAGTTGAAGTTGGAGGAAGTTGGTAATGTTTTGAAGCAGGGTGTAGGGTGTGGGGTGATGGTGGAATATGGGGATTTGAAGGGTTTGTGTGGTGAAAGTTCGTTAGATTCTGTTGGGGTTGTTGTGAAGAAACTGGGTCAACTGTTGAGGGTTCATGGTGGTCAAGTTTGGTTGATTGGATCTGCTGAAAACCGTGAAACTTGTGTTCAGTTTTTCAAGAAATATCCTTCTGTTGAAGAAGAGTGGGACCTACATGTTCTTCCTGTTAATTCCATCAGGCCTGTTATGCCAGAAACATTCCCAAAATCCAG TTTAATGGAGTCATTTGTACCATTTGGAGGGTTCTTTTCTCTGCCAACTGACAtcagaagcccattaaggatttcaAACCATATTGGATCATTATGTCACATTTGTGATGAGAAGTTTAAGATGGAAGTGAATGATATATCCAAAGGAGGACTTAACGGGTCGGTTTCTGACCATCACCGGTCAACGCTGCCTTCTTGGTTACAAACGTCTCAAATTTGCGCGAATAGTGAGATGGATGTGGTGCAG GCCCAAGATGATCCTGCTGTAGTGAGCGCTAAAATCATCGGGCTGCAAAAGAAATGGCATAATATATGTCAACGTATTCATCAAGGCGAACAGTATTTACAAATATTACCAAAATCAACGTATACAATCGGACCTCAAGTCCCTTCTGTTGTAGGCTTTCAAGTCACCGAAAGCACGAAACAAATTGCGGGATCTTCAAACGAAAGTGGATGCGACACAATTTCAAGGTCAAGTTCCCGAAAAAGTAAAGATCCTTTTATCGTTTGCAGCCTTTCAGGTTCAACAGCATCAGGAAACTCGGTGACTACAGATCTTGGGTTGGGTCCGTTCGATCAAAAAGATTCTAAACTGGTGTATAGCTTACTGTTGACAAGAGTTGGCAGACAAGAAGAGGTTCTTGGTGTTATTAGTCAAACCATAGCTCGTTGCAGGGCTAGACCGGGACCCAACCGGGCTGGTATCTGGTTCGGGTTCGTAGGGCCCGATAGAGCTGCTAAGAAGAAAACCGCAGGTGCTCTTGCCGAAGTATTACTCGGAGGTAGGGAAAACATGATCTGTGTTGATCTAAGTTGTCAAGAGTTTATCAGCGGTTGTGATCTGAAGTTGAGAGGGAAAAACATCATTGATTTTATCTCTGATGAACTGAGCAAGAAACCGTTATCTGTTGTTTATCTCGAAAATGCTGACCTGGCTGATACGCTGACTCAGCAACATTTATCTCGAGCGGCAACTACGGGGAGGTTTTCAGACTCTCATGGTAGAGAAGTAAGCATCAGCAATGCGATTTTCGTGTTAACTTCTAAATTATTTGGAGCGCAAGACTTCGAGGGGGTCGACGTTGAGTATACAGAGGAAAATGTTATGAAAGCTAAATGCGGGCCCATCCGTGTGCTGTCCTGGTTTGATTTGGATGACATGAAACCGAGCCGGAAAGTGGTTCGTGTTACAAGACATCAGCGAACTGGTTCACCGGTCTCCAAGAACAAAAGGAAGCACTACCTGGACTTGAATCTGCCAGCCGAAGATCGTGAAGCAGATTACGATTCTACCCCTCAAAACTCGCATGCTTGGTTAGAAGAAGTTCTGGAACGTGTGGACGGAAAAGTCATTTTTAAGCCATATGACTTCGACTCGCTTGCTAAGAAGATTCTAAAAAGAATAAGTGAATGTTTTGAGAGCAATGTTGGGTTGGATTGCTCGTTAGAAATCGATTATAGAGTGATGGAGCAAATTCTTAAAGCGTCATGCTTTTTGGAGACCGCGAAAACTGAGGACTGGATCAAGCAGGTCCTTGGTGAAGCATTTACCGAAGCTCAAAGGAAGTACGGCCTCAGTTGTAACTCCGTTTTGAAACTTGTCACGGCTCAGCCGCCAGAGGAGCAATTTTCCGGCGTCCTACTACCCGACAGGATCATAATGAGCTGA